Proteins from a genomic interval of Chitinophagales bacterium:
- the secDF gene encoding protein translocase subunit SecDF: MQAKGLVKFFGIALVLVCLIQLSFTFIAKKVEGDAQDYALAEMGASDVPSETAPLADYRAIRRHYLDSMSTQQVYPIWNFTYKDVKERELNLGLDLQGGMSVVLQVSLEELVRKMANNSTNATFTQAVAQAKEKLKSDNRGFVTLFGESFESIDGNAQLAPIFSTVENQGIIGPNDSNDVVLAAIKKEADDAVKRTFEILRARIDRFGVTQPNINLLPATNRIVVELPGVDDPERIRKLLQATAQLEFWETYALSQDLVNRFAEADRIVRERLDAEKGITSADKAETNTEVAVTDTTNLEDIAESADTTATEENSLLAANDSTDNTSLIPDADNANGSVQNPFMSLIQFGGTGSAILGYIEGKDTAQLFQYLKYPEVRAAFPENFKLLLGAKAAGIADNPNLYEFYGIKSRYGSDFKAPMEGDVITDARQDNDYNQQIVVSMDMNAEGAKKWKQLTRENLGKSVAIVLDNRVYSAPVVQAEIGGGRSQITGNFDLAEAQDLANILKAGKLPAKPYIVEEAIVGPTLGAKSIQASLTSLLVGMLLVLVFMIFYYGSSGIVADLALLANLFFVIGILASLGATLTLPGMAGIVLTIGMAVDANVIIFERIREELARGTGLRKAIQDGYSKSYSAIIDANITTLITAAILYYFGLGPVLGFATVLIIGILSSLFTAILLTRLAIDWWIGKGKEIQYSTKMTEGMFKNLSIDFLSMRKITYVLSGALIVIGLISFAVRGFELGVDFKGGWTYVVDLKKDVTNADIRNALEKPLEASPLVRDYDTNTQKKITTSYLIDSDDEKAGGQVEQKLFDGLGSMVGATNLKDFQENYIQSSQKVGPTIADDITRGAYYATIFALLGIFLYILFRFRRWQFGLAAVLCVFHDSMILLTLFSLFPGILPFSMEIDQNFIAALLTVIGYSINDTVIVFDRIREYLQLNPKKEEKEVVNEAINSTLSRTVVTSLTTLLVVLILFIFGGEVIKGFAFALTIGIVVGTYSSIFIATPLVVDLSEYAAKKKAAQTPLAKSRNNNRKGKKVGA; this comes from the coding sequence ATGCAGGCAAAAGGATTAGTGAAGTTTTTTGGAATCGCTCTAGTACTCGTATGCCTTATTCAGTTATCGTTTACCTTTATAGCCAAAAAGGTAGAGGGAGATGCACAAGATTATGCTTTAGCAGAAATGGGAGCTTCAGACGTTCCTTCCGAAACTGCCCCTTTGGCGGATTATCGGGCTATCAGAAGGCATTATCTTGATTCTATGTCCACGCAACAGGTATATCCTATTTGGAACTTTACCTACAAGGACGTGAAGGAACGCGAACTGAATTTAGGATTGGATTTACAAGGCGGTATGAGTGTGGTACTACAGGTATCCCTCGAAGAATTGGTTAGAAAAATGGCGAACAACAGCACAAATGCTACGTTTACACAAGCCGTTGCACAAGCCAAAGAAAAGTTGAAAAGTGATAACAGAGGTTTTGTTACGCTTTTCGGAGAGTCATTTGAAAGCATTGATGGCAATGCTCAACTAGCTCCTATCTTTTCTACGGTAGAAAACCAAGGTATTATCGGACCTAACGATTCCAATGACGTAGTATTGGCGGCAATCAAAAAAGAAGCCGATGATGCGGTAAAACGCACGTTTGAAATCTTACGTGCTCGTATTGACAGGTTTGGAGTAACGCAACCCAATATCAATTTGCTCCCTGCTACCAACCGAATCGTTGTGGAACTGCCTGGTGTAGATGATCCTGAAAGGATTAGAAAATTACTTCAAGCGACGGCTCAGCTAGAGTTTTGGGAAACTTATGCACTTAGTCAGGATTTGGTGAATCGCTTTGCAGAAGCAGATAGAATCGTTAGAGAAAGATTGGATGCAGAAAAAGGGATTACTAGTGCAGATAAAGCGGAAACGAATACAGAAGTAGCTGTAACTGACACAACAAATCTCGAAGATATAGCAGAATCAGCAGATACAACTGCTACTGAGGAAAACAGCCTTTTGGCTGCTAATGACTCAACAGACAATACTTCTTTGATTCCTGATGCAGACAATGCGAATGGCAGTGTTCAAAATCCTTTTATGAGTTTGATTCAATTTGGAGGAACAGGGTCTGCTATTTTGGGATATATTGAAGGAAAAGATACTGCTCAGCTTTTTCAATATCTGAAATATCCTGAAGTACGTGCTGCTTTCCCCGAAAACTTCAAATTGTTATTGGGTGCAAAAGCTGCTGGTATTGCAGATAATCCCAATTTGTACGAGTTTTATGGAATTAAAAGTCGCTATGGTAGTGACTTCAAAGCTCCAATGGAGGGCGACGTGATTACGGATGCTCGACAAGACAATGACTACAATCAGCAGATTGTGGTAAGCATGGATATGAATGCAGAGGGAGCGAAAAAATGGAAGCAACTGACACGAGAAAATCTCGGAAAAAGTGTGGCAATCGTATTGGACAATCGGGTGTATTCTGCTCCTGTTGTACAAGCTGAAATCGGAGGCGGGCGTTCACAAATTACAGGTAATTTTGACCTTGCAGAGGCGCAAGACCTTGCAAATATCTTGAAAGCAGGTAAACTTCCTGCAAAACCCTATATTGTAGAGGAAGCTATTGTCGGCCCTACTTTGGGAGCAAAATCTATTCAAGCGAGCTTAACCTCTTTATTGGTGGGAATGTTGTTGGTGTTGGTATTCATGATTTTCTATTACGGAAGTTCTGGAATTGTTGCCGACTTAGCACTATTAGCCAACTTGTTTTTTGTGATTGGTATATTGGCTTCATTGGGTGCAACGCTTACCTTACCTGGTATGGCGGGTATTGTATTGACGATTGGTATGGCAGTGGATGCGAACGTAATCATTTTTGAACGTATTCGAGAAGAATTGGCGAGAGGTACAGGACTGCGAAAAGCGATTCAAGATGGATATAGCAAATCTTATTCTGCAATTATTGATGCGAACATCACAACTTTGATTACAGCTGCAATTCTTTACTACTTCGGATTAGGGCCAGTATTGGGTTTTGCTACGGTATTGATTATCGGTATTTTGTCTTCTTTGTTTACAGCCATCTTACTTACCCGATTGGCGATTGATTGGTGGATAGGAAAAGGCAAAGAAATACAGTATTCGACTAAAATGACAGAAGGAATGTTCAAGAACTTGAGCATTGATTTCTTGAGTATGCGTAAGATTACTTATGTGCTTTCAGGTGCTTTGATCGTTATTGGTTTGATTTCTTTTGCAGTCAGAGGGTTTGAATTAGGAGTAGACTTCAAAGGAGGCTGGACGTATGTAGTGGATTTGAAAAAAGATGTGACAAATGCAGACATAAGAAACGCCTTGGAAAAACCATTGGAAGCAAGTCCATTGGTGAGAGACTATGACACCAATACACAAAAGAAAATCACCACTAGTTATTTGATTGACAGTGATGATGAGAAAGCGGGAGGACAAGTAGAGCAGAAACTATTTGATGGTTTGGGTTCTATGGTAGGTGCAACAAATTTGAAGGACTTTCAAGAAAACTACATCCAAAGTTCTCAGAAAGTAGGCCCTACGATTGCGGATGATATTACTAGAGGAGCTTATTATGCTACTATTTTTGCATTGTTGGGTATTTTCCTTTACATCTTGTTCCGTTTCCGTAGATGGCAATTTGGTTTGGCAGCAGTTTTGTGTGTTTTCCATGATTCCATGATATTGTTAACATTGTTTTCTTTGTTCCCAGGGATTTTACCTTTCTCAATGGAGATTGACCAAAACTTTATTGCAGCTCTGCTGACAGTAATCGGTTACTCTATAAACGATACAGTGATTGTATTTGACCGTATTAGAGAGTATTTACAATTGAATCCTAAGAAGGAAGAAAAAGAAGTGGTGAATGAAGCAATCAATAGTACGCTTAGTCGAACAGTAGTTACTTCACTTACGACCTTGTTAGTTGTCTTAATATTGTTTATCTTTGGAGGAGAGGTTATCAAAGGTTTTGCTTTTGCCTTAACGATTGGTATCGTTGTAGGTACTTATTCATCTATCTTTATTGCAACACCGCTTGTAGTGGATTTATCAGAATATGCAGCAAAGAAAAAAGCAGCTCAAACCCCGCTTGCTAAAAGTAGAAACAACAATAGAAAGGGCAAAAAAGTAGGTGCATAA
- the asnB gene encoding asparagine synthase (glutamine-hydrolyzing), translating into MCGIVGIVALTPKKEHLFDPISEAVQALEQRGPDLSGIYRHHNVALGHTRLSVIDTSDAASQPFTDASKRYTIVFNGEIFNFREVQKSLNLPASHYQSSGDTEVLLYAYIHWGVEMLQKLNGFFALAIYDNQEETLFIARDRMGIKPLLVYQDDEKLIFSSEMKALLAFPIPRQLDKVSLFNYLEFNYIPPPHAIFHRVRKLRPGDYLMIRLKEKKEKILQKTWYRIPFNAWLQKNPPSYEDAQKQLLQLLEDSVQLRMIADVPLGAFLSGGIDSSVIVALASQYTQKLNTFSIGFEDQPHFDETNYAELVAAKYKTNHTVFRLTNEELFANLQTVLDYIDEPFADSSALAVNILSMHTRKYATVALSGDGGDELLAGYNKHAAEHRARERGFISSLVKIGSPFWRLMPKGRHSKSSNLARQLDRFATGIKAGNKERYWQWAQWLSTEKALQYMAADFDHIEYENRKQEVLQFIAVKDGDFNEVLYTDMHLVLQGDMLHKVDSMSMCQSLEVRTPFLDPRLVEFAFSLPSSYKINAKMKKRILQDASRHLLPSELYNRPKQGFEVPLLQWFRTDMHQQTFKELFGREFIEHQGIFHFEAIDQLLKQIHSTNPEDSAITLWKLLVFQNWWKRYWLPH; encoded by the coding sequence ATGTGCGGGATTGTAGGTATTGTAGCTTTGACTCCAAAAAAAGAACATCTATTCGACCCTATTTCAGAAGCCGTGCAAGCTTTGGAACAAAGAGGGCCTGATCTTTCTGGTATATACAGACATCATAACGTAGCACTTGGGCATACCCGTCTCTCTGTTATCGACACTTCCGATGCGGCCTCCCAACCTTTCACAGATGCTTCCAAACGTTATACCATCGTCTTCAATGGTGAAATTTTCAATTTTCGTGAAGTCCAAAAATCATTGAACTTACCCGCATCTCATTATCAATCAAGCGGTGACACCGAAGTTCTCTTATATGCCTATATCCACTGGGGCGTAGAAATGCTACAAAAATTAAATGGTTTTTTTGCTCTTGCAATTTATGACAACCAAGAAGAAACACTTTTCATTGCCCGTGACCGAATGGGTATCAAACCCCTGTTGGTCTATCAAGACGATGAAAAACTCATTTTCAGTTCCGAAATGAAAGCCCTACTTGCCTTCCCTATTCCCCGTCAATTGGACAAAGTTTCTCTCTTCAATTATTTAGAGTTCAACTATATCCCTCCGCCTCATGCCATTTTCCACCGAGTTCGCAAACTTCGCCCTGGTGATTATTTGATGATTCGATTGAAGGAAAAAAAAGAAAAAATACTTCAAAAAACATGGTATCGGATTCCCTTCAATGCTTGGCTGCAAAAAAATCCCCCCTCTTATGAAGATGCCCAAAAACAATTGCTGCAATTATTAGAAGATTCCGTACAACTGCGGATGATTGCAGATGTGCCTTTGGGTGCATTTTTGAGTGGCGGGATAGATTCTTCGGTTATCGTTGCATTGGCTTCACAATACACCCAAAAACTCAATACCTTTTCTATTGGTTTTGAAGACCAACCACACTTTGACGAAACAAACTATGCAGAATTAGTTGCTGCAAAATACAAAACCAATCACACAGTTTTTCGACTCACCAATGAAGAACTATTTGCCAACCTTCAAACGGTTTTGGACTACATTGACGAACCTTTTGCAGATTCATCAGCACTGGCGGTCAATATTTTGAGTATGCACACCCGCAAATACGCCACAGTGGCTCTATCGGGAGATGGAGGGGATGAATTGTTGGCTGGCTACAACAAACACGCTGCCGAACATAGGGCAAGAGAGAGAGGATTTATATCCAGTTTGGTAAAAATAGGCAGCCCTTTTTGGCGCTTGATGCCAAAGGGTCGTCACTCCAAAAGCAGCAATTTGGCGCGTCAATTAGATCGATTTGCCACAGGAATAAAAGCGGGCAACAAGGAACGCTATTGGCAATGGGCGCAATGGTTAAGCACCGAAAAAGCATTGCAGTACATGGCAGCCGACTTTGACCACATTGAATATGAAAACCGAAAACAAGAGGTTTTGCAATTCATTGCCGTAAAAGATGGTGACTTCAATGAGGTACTTTACACCGATATGCACTTGGTTTTGCAGGGAGATATGCTTCATAAAGTCGATAGCATGAGTATGTGTCAAAGCCTCGAAGTACGCACCCCATTTTTGGACCCTCGCCTTGTTGAATTTGCCTTTTCGCTGCCGAGTTCCTACAAAATCAATGCGAAGATGAAAAAACGCATTTTGCAGGATGCTTCTCGCCATCTTCTTCCCTCCGAGCTTTACAACCGCCCCAAACAAGGTTTTGAAGTGCCGCTACTTCAATGGTTTCGCACTGATATGCACCAACAGACTTTCAAAGAACTGTTTGGTCGAGAGTTTATCGAACACCAAGGCATTTTTCATTTTGAAGCGATTGATCAATTATTGAAGCAAATTCATTCAACCAATCCCGAAGATTCGGCGATTACGCTTTGGAAATTGTTGGTTTTTCAGAATTGGTGGAAACGATATTGGCTTCCGCATTGA
- a CDS encoding T9SS type A sorting domain-containing protein — protein MNKFILINLFFISFLSELYSKNINNVPLSFSIESVKIFKNSIKEHELSLSYTEDKAQNFIDRINKQGVNFSGFAIPVNIDLLKKAKKYDIEDGYLYIYKFKANAALNLQLFYKHFFINEGAYLYIYTEDRKQIIGPLTHKDNSPNLRRMGPVFHNKKIIIEYFEPKKSINKSKIIIDVVKYGVKKQQKHVHKTKNEGLNCLVWDWIVSPVFVPQSNTEFRFSFGISSSPERNLGGDDVLEVMVSTDCLNFETLYAYDSTYVHPPMMDPISINDLSAYEGQEIMVAIRANSNGAVDKSVYLGLDDIYIGPALETNISESSFEEEDFLRVFPNPSEGLFELKLPSEQIQTQQGDWKIRVRNMQGALVYEDEKRQLTSGENEFRYLLDLRERVRGVYLVEVWNGEKRWIQKIVKK, from the coding sequence ATGAATAAATTTATACTAATCAACTTATTTTTCATCTCATTTTTAAGTGAGTTATATTCTAAAAATATTAATAATGTTCCGCTTAGTTTTTCAATTGAATCTGTTAAAATCTTTAAAAATAGCATTAAAGAACATGAATTATCGTTAAGCTATACAGAAGACAAAGCACAGAATTTTATTGATAGAATTAATAAACAAGGTGTTAATTTTAGTGGTTTCGCAATACCTGTAAATATTGATTTATTAAAAAAAGCAAAAAAGTATGATATAGAGGATGGATATTTATATATATACAAATTTAAAGCAAACGCTGCATTGAATTTACAATTATTTTATAAACATTTTTTCATAAATGAAGGTGCATACTTATATATATATACCGAAGATAGAAAACAAATAATTGGTCCGTTAACACATAAAGACAATTCTCCTAATTTAAGAAGAATGGGACCTGTTTTTCATAACAAAAAAATCATTATTGAATATTTTGAACCAAAAAAATCAATAAACAAAAGTAAAATTATTATTGATGTAGTAAAATATGGAGTAAAAAAACAACAAAAACATGTCCATAAAACTAAAAATGAAGGACTTAACTGTTTAGTTTGGGACTGGATAGTAAGTCCAGTTTTCGTACCTCAATCAAACACGGAATTTCGCTTTTCATTTGGAATCAGCAGTTCTCCAGAGCGAAATCTTGGAGGAGATGATGTTTTGGAGGTAATGGTTAGCACCGATTGTTTAAATTTTGAAACTCTTTATGCTTATGACAGTACTTATGTCCACCCACCTATGATGGATCCTATTAGCATCAACGATTTATCAGCTTATGAAGGACAGGAAATAATGGTGGCGATTCGTGCCAACTCCAATGGGGCTGTTGATAAATCGGTTTATTTAGGTCTTGATGATATATACATTGGCCCCGCTTTGGAAACCAATATATCGGAAAGTTCTTTTGAGGAAGAGGATTTTTTGAGGGTGTTTCCGAATCCGAGCGAGGGTTTGTTTGAACTGAAATTGCCATCGGAGCAAATACAAACACAGCAAGGGGATTGGAAAATTCGGGTGCGGAATATGCAGGGGGCTTTGGTGTATGAAGATGAAAAACGACAGCTAACAAGTGGTGAAAATGAGTTTCGGTATTTGTTGGATTTGAGGGAGAGGGTGAGGGGAGTTTATTTGGTGGAGGTTTGGAATGGAGAGAAAAGATGGATTCAGAAGATTGTTAAAAAATAA
- a CDS encoding T9SS type A sorting domain-containing protein — protein sequence MQTKLLCLTICLFFTLSIHAQVLFYEDFETADGTNPPTGWTQETFSGTAEDIWRFDDPNGINDNDFHYPELQGQFAIFDNWFYQQNTPSELDKDAVLVSPELDFSEETDYIFVYFTNYFWYGLDTKMSAEVFNGTEWIEVYERKNGDLKVSFIQFEITEQAKGVSNARIRFRFQDAQNSYGYWAIDHLEIVRRKGFDLEVVGTQAYNALECWSQEVSLSVTLRNTGYIPIDFAEHPLQLKATIRNKEVEELLYENTVTMGSLAIGEEKEFTITSNAQFPEFEKTFYIIETAIEGEFNPKNDRGGEQVDRWGPNHSPTRTIFGKPNSNNSTNSTSDFHWRPAIGTPNNLAIDPDNENGWKQVSHFVNNPNHEYKTGAMLRMGEVSVDAWYVSRPIFVTEVSHLIFETAMTQAGSMESATWGSDDFLAVLVSTDCGASFEEIRRFDQNTPIDNQARKKIIQLRDYADQEIQVGLYASNGTEQVGTEVELFLANLYFQEVPVWDTAFGEVDAEAIYCNESGGNLWVEVLNSGSSSLPFVLNPLELNLKVFYGSNKQYFNTVIDEGILSANGSTWVGIPLIDLQPFTSHECLVELSMSLTEEQNESNNFQKWTEPLRNPFLGHVLSVDFQGHYNHLPLGNTFPGWWEGVGEEKPTESNSKWETNNTGGGLISVHFDEGENIEEWVVSPVFVPENNTELRFNFSINSWPNRNFGNDDVFKILISTDCLNFEPLMVYDSTHVHPFSKLEDVYDLSAYEGQEVMIAFHGSSNGVADKYAILVLYDVYIGPALETNISESSLEEEDFLRVFPNPSKGVFFLDWGDNRRIEEDGEVMVTNAVGQVLYRAALSSLLTNSGNGNQAVIDASDWEEGVYLLLWRYGNQSHSQKLVKMGG from the coding sequence ATGCAAACAAAATTACTTTGTCTTACTATATGCTTATTCTTCACGCTATCCATCCATGCCCAAGTTCTCTTCTACGAAGACTTCGAAACCGCAGACGGAACGAATCCTCCAACTGGCTGGACTCAAGAGACTTTCTCAGGGACTGCCGAGGATATTTGGCGATTTGATGATCCTAATGGGATTAATGACAATGATTTTCATTACCCTGAACTTCAAGGTCAATTCGCCATTTTTGACAATTGGTTCTATCAACAAAACACCCCCAGCGAACTCGACAAAGATGCTGTTTTGGTCTCTCCTGAATTGGATTTCAGCGAAGAAACCGACTATATTTTTGTTTATTTCACCAATTATTTCTGGTATGGTTTAGATACCAAAATGAGTGCAGAAGTATTCAATGGAACTGAATGGATTGAAGTCTATGAGCGAAAAAATGGCGATTTGAAAGTCAGTTTCATTCAATTTGAAATCACCGAACAAGCTAAAGGAGTTTCCAATGCTCGTATTCGTTTCCGCTTTCAAGATGCCCAAAATAGCTATGGATATTGGGCAATTGACCATTTGGAAATTGTGCGTAGAAAGGGTTTTGACTTGGAGGTGGTTGGTACACAAGCTTACAATGCTTTGGAGTGTTGGAGTCAAGAAGTCAGTTTGTCTGTCACTTTGCGGAATACGGGCTATATTCCCATTGATTTTGCAGAACATCCGCTTCAATTGAAGGCAACGATCCGCAATAAGGAAGTAGAGGAATTACTTTATGAAAATACAGTAACAATGGGCAGCTTGGCAATTGGAGAGGAAAAAGAATTTACCATTACCTCCAATGCCCAATTTCCAGAATTTGAAAAAACTTTCTATATCATTGAGACAGCCATAGAAGGAGAATTCAATCCTAAAAACGACCGAGGTGGAGAGCAGGTAGATAGGTGGGGACCGAATCATTCTCCAACTCGCACTATTTTTGGAAAACCCAACTCTAATAATTCAACCAATTCAACAAGTGATTTTCATTGGCGACCTGCAATCGGTACTCCTAATAATTTGGCGATTGACCCAGACAATGAAAATGGCTGGAAACAGGTTTCTCATTTTGTGAACAATCCCAATCACGAATACAAAACAGGGGCAATGTTGCGAATGGGAGAGGTGTCTGTTGATGCATGGTATGTCAGCCGTCCTATTTTTGTGACTGAAGTTAGCCATTTGATTTTTGAGACCGCTATGACACAAGCGGGTAGTATGGAATCAGCTACTTGGGGCAGTGATGATTTCTTGGCAGTTTTGGTGTCGACAGACTGTGGGGCGAGTTTTGAGGAAATTCGGCGATTCGACCAAAATACACCGATAGACAATCAAGCGAGAAAAAAAATCATTCAGCTAAGAGATTATGCCGACCAAGAGATACAAGTAGGGCTGTATGCAAGCAACGGAACAGAACAGGTCGGAACAGAGGTAGAATTGTTTTTGGCAAACTTGTACTTTCAAGAAGTTCCTGTTTGGGATACGGCTTTCGGAGAGGTAGATGCCGAGGCGATTTACTGCAATGAATCGGGGGGCAATCTGTGGGTAGAAGTACTCAATTCGGGTTCGAGTTCTTTGCCTTTTGTCTTGAATCCTTTGGAACTCAACTTGAAGGTGTTTTATGGTAGCAATAAACAATATTTCAATACTGTCATAGATGAAGGCATATTAAGTGCCAATGGCTCAACATGGGTGGGTATTCCCTTAATAGACTTACAGCCTTTTACTTCTCATGAGTGCTTGGTAGAACTCAGCATGTCCTTGACAGAGGAACAAAATGAAAGTAATAATTTCCAAAAATGGACAGAACCGCTTCGCAACCCTTTTCTGGGGCATGTGCTTAGTGTGGATTTTCAAGGACATTACAATCATTTGCCTTTGGGAAATACATTTCCAGGTTGGTGGGAAGGTGTAGGAGAGGAAAAGCCTACGGAGTCAAACAGTAAATGGGAAACCAATAATACTGGTGGTGGACTGATAAGCGTACATTTTGATGAAGGAGAAAATATTGAAGAGTGGGTGGTTAGCCCTGTATTTGTTCCCGAAAACAATACCGAATTGCGATTCAATTTTTCAATCAACAGTTGGCCCAATCGTAATTTCGGAAATGATGATGTTTTTAAAATCCTAATCAGTACCGATTGTCTGAATTTTGAGCCTTTGATGGTGTATGACAGTACGCATGTTCATCCTTTTTCTAAGTTGGAAGATGTGTATGATTTATCGGCTTATGAGGGGCAAGAGGTGATGATAGCTTTTCATGGGAGTTCAAACGGAGTGGCAGATAAATATGCGATTCTTGTTTTGTATGATGTGTATATTGGTCCCGCTTTGGAAACCAATATTTCGGAAAGTTCTTTGGAGGAAGAAGATTTTTTGAGGGTGTTTCCGAATCCGAGTAAGGGAGTGTTTTTCCTCGATTGGGGAGACAATAGGCGGATAGAGGAAGATGGGGAGGTCATGGTAACAAATGCTGTGGGGCAGGTGTTGTATCGAGCTGCTTTGTCCTCGCTTCTAACAAATAGCGGCAATGGCAATCAAGCTGTGATTGATGCGAGCGATTGGGAGGAGGGAGTGTATTTGCTTTTGTGGCGGTATGGGAATCAATCACATAGTCAAAAACTGGTGAAAATGGGGGGGTAA
- a CDS encoding SUMF1/EgtB/PvdO family nonheme iron enzyme, giving the protein MNRLFRLAGQFVLLLAIMGMYSCSKKQKSSATGWEYNDPEWGGFYVAEEKEQKTGPGLVLVPGGTFTMGSVEEDVLYDYHATPHRVTVSSFYMDESEVTNVDYREYLYWLERLFGDTYPELYQKAVPDTLVWLEELAYNEPFVENYFRHPAYNNYPVVGVSWLQANEFCKWRSDRVNEMLLIEEGILDQDPNQYGAEHFSTDAYLLGQYEGVVNKGIKNHDPNGAETRSVRFDDGILLPDYRLPTEAEWEYAALGQIAEGNEERFTDRKIYPWKGSGVRYGEHGKWHGDILANFKRGRGDYMGIAGKLNDNAEITAPVKSYIANDFGLYNMAGNVSEWTLDVYRAMTSTDAQDFNAFRGNVFKTMEKDEEGRIAPKDSLGRIKYRELTEDEIGNRTNFRKANVINYRDGDDDSAVGYETNTTTLISDKSRVIKGGSWKDVAYWLTPGTRRYMDEDQAASWVGFRCAMIRVGSPDGKKFPKAKKK; this is encoded by the coding sequence ATGAATAGGCTTTTTAGACTTGCCGGACAATTTGTGTTACTCCTTGCTATCATGGGAATGTACTCATGTAGCAAAAAACAAAAATCTTCTGCTACGGGATGGGAATACAATGACCCTGAATGGGGTGGATTCTACGTAGCTGAAGAGAAAGAACAAAAGACAGGCCCAGGATTAGTGTTGGTACCTGGTGGTACTTTTACTATGGGAAGTGTGGAAGAAGACGTTTTATACGACTACCATGCTACTCCTCACCGTGTAACCGTTTCTTCTTTTTATATGGATGAATCGGAAGTGACAAATGTGGACTATCGGGAATACCTGTACTGGTTGGAGCGACTTTTTGGAGATACTTATCCAGAGTTGTACCAAAAAGCAGTACCTGATACCTTGGTTTGGTTGGAAGAATTGGCTTACAATGAACCTTTCGTAGAAAATTATTTCCGTCACCCTGCTTACAACAATTACCCCGTAGTAGGTGTAAGTTGGTTACAAGCGAATGAATTTTGCAAATGGCGTTCTGACCGTGTAAACGAAATGCTTTTGATTGAAGAAGGTATCTTGGATCAAGACCCTAATCAGTATGGTGCAGAACACTTTTCTACAGATGCTTACCTATTAGGTCAGTATGAAGGTGTGGTAAACAAAGGAATCAAAAACCACGATCCAAATGGTGCTGAAACACGCTCTGTTCGTTTCGATGATGGTATTTTGTTGCCTGACTATCGCTTACCGACTGAGGCGGAGTGGGAATATGCTGCATTGGGCCAGATTGCAGAAGGAAATGAAGAGCGATTCACTGACCGTAAAATTTATCCATGGAAAGGTAGCGGAGTACGCTATGGCGAACATGGTAAATGGCATGGTGATATCCTCGCCAACTTCAAAAGAGGACGTGGTGACTACATGGGTATTGCAGGTAAATTGAACGACAATGCAGAGATTACTGCCCCTGTAAAAAGCTACATTGCCAATGATTTTGGATTGTACAATATGGCAGGTAATGTGAGTGAGTGGACATTGGACGTGTATCGTGCGATGACTTCTACAGACGCTCAAGACTTCAATGCTTTCCGTGGTAACGTTTTCAAAACCATGGAAAAAGATGAAGAAGGTCGTATCGCTCCTAAGGATAGCTTGGGTAGAATCAAATACCGTGAATTGACCGAAGACGAAATTGGCAATCGCACCAACTTCCGCAAAGCCAATGTAATCAACTACCGTGATGGTGATGATGATTCGGCAGTAGGTTACGAAACCAATACTACTACTTTGATCAGTGATAAATCGCGGGTAATCAAAGGTGGTTCTTGGAAAGATGTCGCTTACTGGTTGACCCCTGGAACACGTCGCTATATGGATGAAGATCAAGCTGCTAGTTGGGTTGGTTTCCGTTGTGCAATGATTCGTGTGGGTTCACCTGATGGAAAGAAATTTCCTAAGGCTAAGAAAAAATAA